One Gammaproteobacteria bacterium genomic region harbors:
- the nadK gene encoding NAD kinase, whose translation MLPKFRTVIIVRKVNNPNDPFIVSVAASITAILHDHYPTVDVIDVDPNLYQAEQENFSREFEERQQRGRHQDSKVLFIAIGGDGTVLTAARYAVKNNDYLIGINTGNLGFLTEFDPHYAASTILDIFRGIDIFVERRSALKCRLGDNVYYAMNDFVISDAESDRAITYSLSINNDDRNSHAGTHSANSVIISSPTGSTAYALNVGGAILSPDLDVLQILPIAPMSITSRPLIVGGHNKIVVNVKPKRSLNTTHWVSVKGDGQKISQLDSYNGLTFVFESCKDYVNMIHYKTWCFFDVLREKLFWNRPHF comes from the coding sequence ATGCTCCCAAAATTCAGAACCGTAATTATTGTTCGCAAGGTGAATAATCCCAACGATCCATTTATTGTCTCAGTAGCCGCATCGATTACTGCAATATTGCATGACCACTATCCAACGGTGGATGTCATTGATGTTGACCCTAACCTGTACCAGGCGGAGCAGGAAAATTTTTCTCGAGAATTTGAAGAGCGGCAGCAACGGGGAAGACACCAAGACAGCAAGGTCCTTTTTATTGCCATTGGTGGAGACGGTACGGTGCTAACTGCCGCGCGTTATGCGGTTAAGAATAACGATTATCTCATCGGGATCAACACGGGAAATCTCGGATTCCTTACCGAATTCGATCCGCATTACGCGGCCTCTACCATCCTGGATATTTTTAGAGGTATCGATATCTTCGTAGAACGGCGCTCTGCATTGAAATGTCGTTTAGGTGATAACGTCTATTATGCCATGAACGACTTTGTGATCTCTGATGCAGAGTCCGACCGGGCGATTACCTATTCACTGAGCATTAACAACGACGATCGCAATTCTCATGCCGGGACTCATAGTGCCAACAGTGTTATTATCTCATCACCAACGGGTAGCACTGCCTACGCATTAAATGTCGGTGGGGCGATCCTCTCGCCAGATCTTGATGTATTACAAATTCTCCCCATCGCGCCAATGTCTATTACTAGTCGACCGCTTATTGTGGGTGGACACAACAAGATTGTCGTAAATGTTAAACCTAAACGGTCCTTAAATACGACGCACTGGGTATCGGTCAAAGGTGACGGTCAGAAGATTAGCCAGTTGGATAGCTATAACGGCCTCACCTTTGTATTTGAGAGCTGCAAAGACTATGTAAATATGATTCACTATAAGACTTGGTGCTTCTTCGATGTGTTACGTGAAAAACTTTTCTGGAACAGGCCCCACTTTTAG
- a CDS encoding putative DUF4340 domain-containing protein (Evidence 3 : Putative function from multiple computational evidences), producing the protein MNRLIRFLGIALGVQLVLAVFLGTIGGGIASVTSGEPLLHFDSKAVDRITIEQPNKAALVLEHHGNSWSLPVLSGFAALTSKTEAFVGRLVELRKRIPIATSSVALKRFKVSPAAYEHKVTLAAGDKTLATLWLGDSPGFRQVYGRADNEDAVYNLDLAVYEVSPAPNQWADKTILNLKSDEITQITLADLALVRSQNDNQQGGKESKKGKWQVTKLAPGEELNSGEVETLVSQLANLTPESVLGKENQLAYRQEAPVLTLSVTTQAGEQRSYVFSKPDSGKEEKTANGKEPEKGTEYILKSSSSPHYFKVADFTVKELLEAKRDKLITPAKTTATVSAPTTSPTAMQPPLEEVATPPTNPKEAPEVHQQ; encoded by the coding sequence ATGAATCGACTCATTCGTTTTTTGGGTATAGCGTTAGGGGTGCAATTGGTATTGGCAGTGTTTCTGGGAACCATTGGCGGTGGTATTGCCAGTGTAACCAGTGGCGAACCGCTGTTGCATTTTGATAGCAAAGCAGTGGACCGCATCACCATCGAACAACCCAATAAGGCGGCTCTCGTCCTGGAGCATCACGGAAATTCCTGGTCGTTGCCCGTGCTGTCCGGTTTCGCTGCTCTTACGAGCAAAACGGAGGCGTTTGTCGGTCGACTGGTGGAATTACGTAAACGCATCCCGATTGCCACCAGTTCGGTCGCGCTCAAACGTTTCAAGGTCAGTCCCGCTGCCTACGAACATAAGGTAACACTGGCGGCCGGAGACAAAACGTTGGCGACGCTTTGGCTGGGAGATTCGCCGGGATTCCGCCAGGTCTATGGTCGGGCCGACAACGAGGATGCGGTTTATAATCTGGATCTCGCCGTCTACGAGGTGAGTCCTGCCCCTAATCAATGGGCTGACAAGACCATCCTAAATCTAAAATCGGACGAGATTACCCAGATTACCCTCGCCGACCTAGCTCTGGTGCGTAGCCAGAACGACAATCAACAGGGGGGTAAAGAATCTAAGAAAGGAAAATGGCAGGTGACCAAACTTGCCCCCGGGGAAGAACTCAACAGCGGAGAAGTCGAAACCCTGGTCAGTCAGCTTGCAAATCTAACCCCAGAATCCGTATTGGGTAAGGAGAATCAGCTCGCGTATCGACAAGAGGCCCCCGTCCTGACCTTGTCTGTTACCACGCAAGCGGGGGAGCAACGCAGTTATGTATTCTCCAAACCTGACTCAGGGAAAGAAGAGAAGACAGCGAATGGGAAGGAGCCCGAAAAAGGAACGGAATACATTCTGAAGAGTTCAAGTTCGCCCCATTACTTTAAGGTTGCGGATTTTACGGTCAAGGAATTACTGGAGGCAAAACGGGACAAGCTGATTACACCAGCCAAGACCACGGCAACGGTTTCAGCCCCGACTACATCACCAACAGCCATGCAACCCCCATTGGAAGAGGTTGCTACTCCGCCTACTAATCCCAAGGAGGCACCGGAGGTGCACCAGCAATAG